The sequence AATAAATACCATCACCGCAAAAGCCGGGCTGATGATGAGCGCCAGCAAAAGGGCAAGAGCATCCATGAGCAGGGCAACATAATAAAGTTCGGGGCTAACTTTGGGCGGATTTTTCAGCCCACCGATGCTTTCTTCATCTTTATCGAAATAACTGTTATAGCCATTACTAGCTGGGTAAACGAGAAAATGCAGGATGAAGAATGCCAGGATGGTTTGCAGCCAGTTTATCTGGCTTGAAACGGCCAAAGCAAAGAAAAAAATCGGCATCAGGAAATAGGAGAATGGAATCCTGAGATGCAGCAGTGTTGACCTTTTCAGCATTTTAAAACTTTTTAACCACGTTATTATTTTGATGCAGAAACATAAGCAGAATGAGGAAAGTCTTTATTAATTCCATTGGTACGGCAAACCCCGGCCACAAAATTCCGCAAAAGAAAATAGCTGAGTATATGGTGGAGGCACTGGCCATGAATTCCGGTGAAGCCAGCCGGTTGCACCATCTTTATGAAGCAACAGGAATTTCGCACCGTTATTCTATTTTACCCGATTTTAATGGTGCGGGAGAAAAATTCGTTTTATTTCCCCGGCATAATCATACTCCGGAGCCTACCGTAGCTGAAAGAATGGCAGTTTACGAAAAGGAAGCACTTGCCCTCTCTGTGGCTGCAGTGGAGGATTGCATCCGGCAGGTGGAGGGTTTTGAAGCCGGTTCTGTCACCCATCTACTCACCGTAAGTTGCACGGGAATGTATGCTCCGGGATTGGACATCGAGCTTTTAGAAAGACTCGGACTGAATTCTTCTGTGCATCGCACAGCAATCAACTATATGGGATGCTATGCCGCCATTAACGCATTGAAAATAGCCGATGCCATTTGCCGGGCTGAAGAAAATGCCACGGTACTGATGGTATGTGTAGAATTGTGCAGCCTTCACTTTCAGCGGATCAGCGGTCGGAACCATGTCGTTTCCAACGCACTTTTCAGTGATGGCGCAGCAGCCGTCCTTATTTCTACTTCGCCTGATACCTTGCCCAGCCTTTCCATAGAGCAGTTTAACTGTGAAGTTATCAGCAACGGCAGTAAAGACATGGCCTGGCATATCAGCGATTTTGGTTTTGAAATGACCCTTTCAGCTTATGTACCTGAAATGATCAAAGGCGGTATCCGATCCCTGACGCACAGGCTTCTGGAGCGTTCTGACCTCAAGCTTGAAATGGTGGATCTCTTCGCTATTCACCCCGGAGGTAGAAAGATATTGGAGGTAATTGAGGAGGAACTTGACATCACGTCTTATGACAACCGATACGCTTACAGTGTGCTGGAGCAATTCGGAAATATGTCTTCCCCCACTGTGCTTTTTGTGCTGAAGGAACTCATGTTGCACTTAGAAAAAGGCGACAACGAAAAGTCGGTACTAAGCTTTGCTTTCGGACCGGGTCTTACATTAGAATCTATGTTGCTTAAAGTAAGGAACTGATGTTCAAAGCCCGGAGCCAGGAAATTGAGATTATGGATGATTTCAGCCAGGGCGGAACGTTAATGGACCGCACGCTGCAGGAACTTCAACTCATCAATAAGTATCTGGGCGGATATTCAGCCCTTCTTAAAGGATTGAACAGTCTTCTTCCAGATCTGAAAAAAGTTGATACCGGCCAAAAAATAAGGATCGTAGACCTGGGGTGTGGCGGGGGAGATGCGCTTCGGCTGACGGCTGATTGGTCGCGTAGAAACGGACTGAACGTGCAATTAATAGGAATAGATGCGAATGAATCAGTGCTCAGGTTTGCACGGGAGGCTTCTGAAGCCTATCCTGAAATTGAATATCGGCAGATGGATGTTTTTTCTGAGGAGTTTAAGGCGCTGCGATTTAATATTGTTCTGATGACGTTATTCGTTCACCATATTGCTGATCTTCAGCTTGTAAATCTTCTGACAGGCTTACGCAGGCAAGCCCTTACAGGAATTGTGATCAATGATCTCCACCGGCACTGGCTGGCCTATTATTCCATTTTAGTGCTCACCAAATTCTTTTCGAAGTCTACAATGGTAAAGCATGATGGACCTGTTTCTGTGCTTCGCGCTTTTAAGAAAAACGAATTGGAAAGCATCCTCAGAAAGGCGGGCTTCACCCATTATGATCTGGAGTGGCATTGGGCTTTTCGCTACCTGATT is a genomic window of Bacteroidia bacterium containing:
- a CDS encoding type III polyketide synthase; amino-acid sequence: MRKVFINSIGTANPGHKIPQKKIAEYMVEALAMNSGEASRLHHLYEATGISHRYSILPDFNGAGEKFVLFPRHNHTPEPTVAERMAVYEKEALALSVAAVEDCIRQVEGFEAGSVTHLLTVSCTGMYAPGLDIELLERLGLNSSVHRTAINYMGCYAAINALKIADAICRAEENATVLMVCVELCSLHFQRISGRNHVVSNALFSDGAAAVLISTSPDTLPSLSIEQFNCEVISNGSKDMAWHISDFGFEMTLSAYVPEMIKGGIRSLTHRLLERSDLKLEMVDLFAIHPGGRKILEVIEEELDITSYDNRYAYSVLEQFGNMSSPTVLFVLKELMLHLEKGDNEKSVLSFAFGPGLTLESMLLKVRN
- a CDS encoding methyltransferase domain-containing protein, coding for MFKARSQEIEIMDDFSQGGTLMDRTLQELQLINKYLGGYSALLKGLNSLLPDLKKVDTGQKIRIVDLGCGGGDALRLTADWSRRNGLNVQLIGIDANESVLRFAREASEAYPEIEYRQMDVFSEEFKALRFNIVLMTLFVHHIADLQLVNLLTGLRRQALTGIVINDLHRHWLAYYSILVLTKFFSKSTMVKHDGPVSVLRAFKKNELESILRKAGFTHYDLEWHWAFRYLIVLSAPASIP